A genomic window from Gemmatimonadaceae bacterium includes:
- the metF gene encoding methylenetetrahydrofolate reductase [NAD(P)H], whose amino-acid sequence MSPASVASIEVSFEFFPPKTAEMEQTLWKSIQRLAPLAPRFVSVTYGAGGSTRERTHHTVRRILSETDLVPAAHLTCVAATREEIDAVADDYWAAGVRHVVALRGDIPGGETDYFPTPGGYAYAAELVAGLRRRHDFEISVAAYPETHPGARSSADDLDNLKRKLDAGATRAITQFFFDNWTFLRFVDRARKAGITAPIVPGIMPVTNFTQTAKFAKTAGTAIPAEFAKHFEGLEDDVETRKLVAAAVAAEQVTQLQQAGIREFHFYTLNRADLSYAICHLLGLRPGRMTDALGDG is encoded by the coding sequence GTGAGTCCCGCGTCCGTCGCATCCATCGAGGTCTCGTTCGAGTTCTTCCCGCCCAAGACGGCGGAGATGGAACAGACGCTGTGGAAGTCCATCCAACGCTTGGCGCCATTGGCGCCGCGCTTCGTCTCGGTCACCTACGGCGCCGGCGGCTCCACGCGCGAGCGCACGCACCACACGGTGCGGCGCATCCTGTCCGAAACGGATCTCGTCCCGGCAGCGCATCTCACCTGCGTGGCCGCGACGCGCGAGGAGATCGACGCCGTCGCCGACGACTACTGGGCGGCCGGCGTGCGCCACGTGGTGGCCCTGCGCGGCGACATCCCCGGCGGCGAGACGGACTACTTCCCCACCCCGGGCGGTTATGCCTACGCCGCCGAGTTGGTGGCGGGGCTGCGCCGGCGACACGACTTCGAGATCTCCGTCGCCGCGTATCCGGAGACGCATCCCGGGGCCCGCTCCTCCGCCGACGACCTCGACAACCTCAAGCGCAAGCTCGACGCCGGCGCCACGCGCGCCATCACGCAGTTCTTCTTCGACAACTGGACTTTCCTGCGCTTCGTGGACCGCGCACGGAAGGCGGGCATCACCGCGCCGATCGTGCCGGGCATTATGCCGGTGACGAACTTCACGCAGACGGCCAAGTTCGCGAAGACCGCCGGCACCGCGATTCCGGCTGAGTTCGCGAAGCACTTCGAAGGCCTCGAAGATGACGTCGAGACGCGCAAGCTCGTGGCCGCGGCCGTGGCGGCCGAGCAGGTCACCCAACTCCAGCAAGCGGGGATCCGGGAGTTCCACTTCTATACGCTGAATCGGGCGGATTTGAGTTACGCGATTTGTCATTTGCTCGGCCTTCGGCCGGGACGGATGACGGATGCGTTGGGGGACGGATGA
- the metH gene encoding methionine synthase, which translates to MSFTRESRIDALHVAASQRLLIIDGAMGTMVQEHRLTEADYRGARFASWPRDLKGNNDLLVLTRPDVVGGIHRAYLEAGADIIETATFNSTRVSMADYGMQEIVRELNVEGAKLARGICDEFEAKDGRPRWVAGVLGPLNRTASLSPDVNDPGARNISFEELVETYVEATEGLLDGGADVILIETIFDTLNAKGAIFAVEQVFERRGERVPVMISGTITDASGRTLTGQTTEAFWNSVMHAKPFSVGLNCALGAKDLRAYVQELARVADCYVTVHPNAGLPNEMGGYDETPAYTSSILKEFAEAGLVNVVGGCCGTTPAHIKAIAEAVKPLPPRKIPEIPKRLRLSGLEPLVIGPDSNFVNVGERTNVTGSKKFAELIIGNRYDEALEVARQQVEAGAVIIDVNMDEGMLDAEAAMTRFLHLVASEPAISKVPVMIDSSKWSVIEAGLRCVQGKGIVNSISLKEGEAEFVRQATLVRRYGAAVIVMAFDEQGQADTVERKVGISERAYKILTERVGFPPEDIIFDPNIFAIATGIEEHNRYALDFIEATARIKERCPHVRISGGVSNVSFSFRGNNPVREAIHSVFLYHAVKAGMDMGIVNAGALVLYEDIPDDLRERVEDVVLARRADATERLLAVADQAKGQSQAKKADLSWRQGPVHERLQHALVHGIADFVVEDTEEARHLFDRPIEVIEGPLMQGMNVVGDLFGAGKMFLPQVVKSARVMKRAVAHLIPYIEAEKAQNPESRAKGRIVMATVKGDVHDIGKNIVGVVMQCNNFEVVDLGVMVPCAKILEAAREHNADMIGLSGLITPSLEEMAFVASEMQREGWTIPLLIGGATTSKVHTAVKIAPNYSGPVVHVLDASRAVGVASSLVSDGLKEQFVREIAEEYDAVRKHRALRQKDQRRQTIAEARANKPKLTWTGDAPTPSFEGVRVFDDFPLEELVPRIDWTPFFQTWELAGSYPAILDDPKVGEAARNLFADARAMLEKIVDERWLRARAVVGFFPAWSDGEEQIHLGRMTDDGSELRSYTIQTIRQQMVKNDGRANFALADFVAPLDAGVRDWLGAFVVTTGLGLDEKVAEFEAANDDYSSIMVKALADRLAEAFAERLHEKVRRELWGYAPDEHLDNQALIKEQYQGIRPAPGYPACPDHTEKRTLFDLLDAERLSGVQLTESYAMQPASAVSGWYFWHPEAQYFGVGKIEKDQVEAYAARKGVAVAEAERWLAPILNYDR; encoded by the coding sequence ATGAGTTTCACTCGTGAGTCGCGGATTGACGCGTTGCACGTGGCGGCGTCGCAGCGCTTGCTGATCATCGACGGCGCGATGGGGACGATGGTGCAGGAGCATCGGCTCACCGAGGCCGACTATCGCGGGGCCCGCTTCGCGTCCTGGCCGCGCGACCTCAAGGGCAACAACGACCTGCTGGTCCTCACGCGGCCGGACGTGGTCGGCGGGATCCACCGCGCCTATCTCGAGGCCGGCGCGGACATCATCGAGACGGCGACGTTCAACTCGACGCGCGTCTCGATGGCCGACTACGGGATGCAGGAGATCGTGCGCGAGCTGAACGTCGAAGGCGCGAAGCTCGCGCGCGGCATCTGCGACGAGTTCGAGGCCAAGGACGGACGGCCGCGCTGGGTGGCGGGCGTGCTCGGGCCGCTGAACCGCACGGCCTCACTCTCGCCGGACGTCAACGACCCCGGCGCGCGGAACATCAGCTTCGAGGAGCTGGTCGAGACCTACGTCGAAGCCACCGAAGGCCTGCTCGACGGCGGCGCGGATGTGATCCTCATCGAAACCATCTTCGACACGCTCAACGCCAAGGGCGCCATCTTCGCGGTGGAGCAGGTGTTCGAGCGGCGTGGCGAGCGGGTGCCGGTGATGATCTCGGGCACGATCACCGACGCGTCAGGCCGCACTCTCACGGGGCAGACCACCGAGGCCTTCTGGAACTCGGTGATGCACGCCAAGCCGTTCTCGGTCGGCCTCAACTGCGCGCTCGGCGCCAAGGACCTGCGCGCCTATGTGCAGGAACTCGCGCGCGTGGCCGACTGCTACGTGACGGTGCACCCGAACGCCGGCCTGCCCAACGAGATGGGCGGCTACGACGAGACGCCGGCGTACACCTCGTCCATCCTCAAGGAATTCGCCGAGGCCGGGCTGGTGAACGTGGTCGGCGGTTGCTGCGGCACCACGCCGGCGCACATCAAGGCCATCGCCGAGGCGGTGAAGCCGCTCCCGCCGCGCAAGATTCCCGAGATCCCGAAGCGGCTGCGGCTCTCGGGGCTCGAGCCGCTGGTGATCGGTCCCGACTCGAACTTCGTGAACGTCGGGGAGCGCACGAATGTTACGGGCAGTAAGAAATTCGCCGAGCTGATCATCGGCAACCGCTACGACGAGGCGCTGGAGGTGGCGCGGCAGCAGGTCGAGGCCGGCGCGGTGATCATCGACGTGAATATGGACGAGGGGATGCTCGACGCCGAAGCGGCGATGACGCGCTTCCTGCATCTCGTCGCCAGCGAGCCGGCCATCTCCAAGGTGCCGGTGATGATCGACAGCTCCAAGTGGAGCGTCATCGAAGCCGGTCTGCGCTGCGTGCAGGGCAAGGGCATCGTCAATTCGATCTCGCTGAAGGAAGGCGAAGCCGAGTTCGTGCGCCAGGCGACGTTGGTGCGGCGCTACGGCGCGGCGGTGATCGTGATGGCCTTCGACGAGCAGGGCCAGGCCGACACGGTCGAGCGCAAGGTCGGCATCAGCGAACGCGCGTACAAGATCCTCACCGAGCGCGTGGGCTTTCCGCCCGAAGACATCATCTTCGACCCGAACATCTTCGCGATCGCGACGGGCATCGAGGAGCACAACCGCTACGCGCTGGATTTCATCGAGGCCACGGCGCGCATCAAGGAACGCTGCCCGCACGTGCGCATCTCCGGCGGCGTCAGCAACGTCTCGTTCTCGTTCCGCGGCAACAACCCGGTGCGCGAGGCCATCCACTCGGTGTTCCTGTACCACGCCGTGAAGGCGGGGATGGATATGGGCATCGTGAACGCCGGCGCGCTGGTCCTCTACGAGGATATCCCAGACGACCTGCGCGAGCGCGTGGAGGACGTCGTCCTCGCGCGCCGCGCCGATGCCACCGAGCGCCTGCTGGCCGTCGCGGACCAGGCCAAGGGCCAGTCGCAGGCCAAGAAGGCGGACCTCAGCTGGCGGCAGGGCCCCGTCCACGAGCGGCTGCAGCACGCGCTGGTGCACGGCATCGCGGACTTCGTGGTGGAGGACACCGAAGAAGCCCGCCACCTCTTCGACCGCCCCATCGAGGTCATCGAAGGCCCGCTGATGCAGGGAATGAACGTCGTCGGCGACCTCTTCGGCGCCGGCAAGATGTTCCTGCCGCAGGTGGTGAAGAGCGCGCGTGTGATGAAGCGCGCCGTCGCGCACTTGATTCCGTACATCGAAGCCGAGAAGGCGCAGAACCCGGAGTCGCGGGCCAAGGGCCGCATCGTGATGGCCACCGTGAAGGGCGACGTGCACGACATCGGCAAGAACATCGTCGGCGTGGTGATGCAGTGCAACAACTTCGAGGTGGTGGACCTCGGCGTGATGGTGCCCTGCGCCAAGATCCTCGAGGCGGCGCGCGAACACAACGCGGATATGATCGGCCTCTCAGGGCTCATCACGCCGTCGCTCGAAGAGATGGCCTTCGTCGCGAGCGAGATGCAGCGCGAGGGCTGGACGATCCCGCTGCTCATCGGCGGCGCGACAACCAGCAAGGTGCACACGGCCGTGAAGATCGCGCCCAACTACTCGGGCCCAGTGGTGCACGTGCTCGATGCGTCACGGGCCGTGGGCGTGGCCAGCTCGCTGGTCAGCGACGGACTCAAGGAACAGTTCGTGCGCGAAATCGCCGAGGAGTACGACGCGGTGCGCAAGCATCGTGCGCTGCGGCAGAAGGACCAGCGCCGGCAGACCATCGCCGAGGCCCGCGCGAACAAGCCCAAGCTCACCTGGACCGGCGATGCGCCGACGCCGAGTTTCGAAGGCGTGCGCGTGTTCGACGACTTCCCGCTCGAAGAGCTGGTACCGCGCATCGACTGGACACCGTTCTTCCAGACCTGGGAGCTGGCGGGCTCGTACCCGGCCATCCTCGACGACCCCAAGGTCGGGGAGGCGGCGCGCAACCTGTTTGCGGATGCGCGGGCGATGCTGGAGAAGATTGTGGATGAGAGGTGGCTTAGGGCGAGGGCGGTGGTAGGGTTCTTTCCGGCTTGGTCCGATGGGGAGGAGCAGATTCATCTAGGACGGATGACGGATGACGGAAGCGAACTGCGGAGCTACACCATCCAGACAATCCGGCAGCAGATGGTGAAGAACGATGGGCGGGCGAACTTTGCACTCGCGGATTTCGTCGCGCCTTTGGATGCCGGGGTGCGCGATTGGCTGGGTGCCTTCGTGGTGACTACAGGACTCGGCCTTGACGAGAAAGTCGCGGAGTTCGAGGCGGCCAACGACGACTACTCGTCGATTATGGTGAAGGCCCTCGCCGACCGACTCGCCGAGGCCTTTGCGGAGCGGCTGCACGAGAAGGTGCGCCGCGAGCTCTGGGGGTATGCGCCCGACGAGCACCTCGACAACCAGGCGCTGATCAAGGAGCAGTACCAGGGCATCCGCCCGGCGCCGGGGTATCCGGCCTGCCCCGACCACACCGAGAAGCGCACGCTGTTCGACCTGCTCGACGCCGAGCGCCTCTCGGGGGTGCAGCTCACCGAGAGCTACGCGATGCAACCGGCCTCGGCGGTCAGCGGCTGGTACTTCTGGCACCCCGAGGCGCAGTACTTCGGCGTCGGGAAGATCGAGAAGGACCAGGTGGAGGCCTACGCGGCCCGGAAGGGCGTCGCGGTGGCGGAAGCGGAGCGCTGGCTGGCACCGATCCTCAACTACGACCGGTAG
- a CDS encoding EAL domain-containing protein: MSDTQRRVLIVDDDAAVLQASSILLSRAGFVVDAVDSGEVALRALQDRSYSAILSDINMEGMSGLDLLRMIRERDLDTPVILITGGPSLQTAIDAMAWGAHRYLLKPVAPKELIEAVTRAVLLSDLARLKREAFALRGAHGLPVDDEKALDASFTRALDRLAIVFHPIVSMRERRALGFEALVRSTEPTLQHPEALLGTASLLGRSDELTRAIYTKIAEQAQRIPEDRLLFVNVHPPDLLDHSLHGIGSPLAPFADRIVLEITERASIERMGDITSIVKNLRLLGYRLAVDDLGTGYAGLSSFTQLSPEIVKLDRSLVEGIDENPTKQRVVRAMLQLCEDLQMQAICEGIEKASERDALVAMGADLLQGYLFGLPAPHFDDPPI, translated from the coding sequence ATGTCCGACACCCAACGCCGTGTCCTGATCGTCGACGACGATGCCGCCGTCCTGCAGGCATCGTCCATCCTGCTGAGCCGAGCCGGCTTCGTCGTCGACGCCGTCGACTCGGGCGAGGTCGCGCTGCGGGCGCTGCAGGACCGCAGTTACAGCGCCATCCTCTCCGACATCAATATGGAAGGGATGAGCGGCCTGGACCTGCTGCGGATGATCCGCGAGCGGGACCTCGACACGCCGGTCATCCTCATCACCGGCGGCCCGTCGCTGCAGACGGCGATCGACGCGATGGCCTGGGGTGCGCATCGCTACCTGCTCAAGCCCGTGGCGCCCAAGGAGCTGATCGAGGCCGTCACCCGTGCGGTGCTGCTCTCGGACCTCGCCCGCCTCAAGCGCGAGGCCTTCGCGCTGCGCGGCGCCCACGGCCTGCCCGTGGATGATGAGAAGGCGCTCGACGCGTCGTTCACGCGTGCGCTGGACCGCCTCGCGATCGTCTTCCACCCGATCGTCTCGATGCGCGAGCGCCGAGCCCTGGGCTTCGAGGCGCTGGTCCGCTCCACCGAGCCCACGCTGCAGCACCCCGAGGCCCTGCTCGGCACCGCTTCGCTGCTCGGTCGCTCCGATGAGCTCACCCGCGCGATCTACACCAAGATCGCCGAGCAGGCGCAGCGCATTCCCGAGGATCGCCTGCTCTTCGTGAACGTGCATCCGCCCGACCTGCTCGACCATTCGCTGCACGGCATCGGCTCGCCGCTGGCGCCCTTCGCCGACCGCATCGTCCTCGAGATCACCGAGCGGGCGAGCATCGAGCGGATGGGCGACATCACCAGCATCGTGAAGAACCTCCGCCTGCTCGGCTACCGTCTGGCCGTGGACGACCTCGGCACCGGCTACGCGGGGTTGTCCAGCTTCACGCAGCTCAGTCCCGAGATCGTCAAGCTCGACCGCTCGCTGGTGGAGGGCATCGACGAGAACCCCACCAAGCAGCGTGTGGTGCGGGCAATGCTGCAGCTCTGCGAGGACCTGCAGATGCAGGCCATCTGCGAAGGCATCGAGAAGGCCAGCGAACGGGACGCGCTGGTGGCGATGGGGGCGGATTTGCTGCAGGGCTACCTCTTCGGCCTGCCTGCGCCACATTTCGACGACCCCCCGATCTGA
- a CDS encoding acyl-CoA dehydrogenase family protein: MSPDVATPRPALTLLSDDEQAFKSAVAEFVDGEVRPRLAQMEREAKLDPALIKAYFEMGLMGIQAPEAHGGAAGSVMMVTLAVEEISKADASSAIMVDVQNTLVAHPLLAAATPEQLAKWMPALCSGTVGAYALSEASSGSDAFGLQTRALKVAGGWKLNGRKLWITNGAEAGLFILFATVDPAKGYKGITAFIVEREMPGFSVGKKEDKLGIRASSTTELILEDVFVPDFNVLGPVGQGYKIAIETLNEGRIGIGAQMIGVAQGALDAAVTYVKERQQFGKPLADFQAVQFQLAQAATELEAARLMVYNAARLRDAGEDIAQAGAMAKLYSSQVAERVTSLCVELFGGYGYTKDYPVEKFYRDAKIGTIYEGTSNMQLATIAKGMLK; the protein is encoded by the coding sequence ATGTCGCCCGACGTCGCCACCCCCCGCCCCGCCCTCACCCTGCTCTCCGACGACGAGCAGGCCTTCAAGTCCGCCGTCGCCGAGTTCGTGGACGGCGAGGTTCGTCCTCGCCTCGCGCAGATGGAGCGTGAGGCCAAGCTCGATCCGGCGCTGATCAAGGCCTACTTCGAGATGGGCCTGATGGGCATCCAGGCCCCCGAGGCCCACGGCGGCGCCGCCGGCTCGGTGATGATGGTGACACTCGCGGTCGAGGAGATCTCCAAGGCCGACGCCTCCAGCGCGATTATGGTGGACGTGCAGAACACCTTGGTCGCGCATCCGTTGCTCGCGGCGGCCACCCCGGAGCAGTTGGCCAAGTGGATGCCCGCGCTGTGCAGCGGCACCGTCGGCGCCTACGCGCTCTCCGAGGCCTCGAGCGGTTCGGACGCCTTCGGCCTGCAGACGCGCGCGCTGAAGGTGGCCGGCGGCTGGAAGCTCAACGGCCGCAAGCTCTGGATCACCAATGGCGCCGAGGCGGGGCTGTTCATCCTCTTCGCGACCGTGGACCCGGCCAAGGGCTACAAGGGCATCACCGCGTTCATCGTCGAGCGCGAGATGCCGGGCTTCAGCGTCGGCAAGAAGGAGGACAAGCTCGGCATCCGCGCTTCAAGCACGACCGAGCTGATTCTTGAAGACGTATTCGTCCCCGACTTCAACGTGCTCGGCCCCGTCGGCCAGGGCTACAAGATCGCCATCGAGACGCTGAACGAAGGGCGCATCGGCATCGGCGCGCAGATGATCGGCGTGGCGCAGGGCGCGCTCGACGCGGCCGTCACCTACGTGAAGGAGCGCCAGCAGTTCGGGAAGCCGCTGGCGGACTTCCAGGCGGTGCAGTTCCAGTTGGCCCAGGCGGCCACCGAACTCGAGGCGGCGCGGCTGATGGTGTACAACGCGGCGCGGCTGCGTGATGCCGGCGAGGACATCGCCCAGGCGGGCGCGATGGCGAAGCTGTATTCGAGCCAGGTGGCCGAGCGCGTGACCTCGCTGTGCGTGGAGCTCTTCGGCGGCTACGGGTACACCAAGGACTACCCGGTGGAGAAGTTCTATCGCGACGCCAAGATCGGGACGATCTACGAAGGCACGTCGAATATGCAGTTGGCGACGATTGCGAAGGGGATGCTGAAGTAG